GTTGAACGGCAACACCCCGCCGGTCGCCAGCAAGTCGAACACCATGGGGATTGCCGCGAGGCGCTGTTTGACCGTGGGCGCGCTGTGGCTGCGCCCCAGCTCCTCCACGTAGGCGGCAACATGGATCGAGCTGACGGCGGTGATCGACGGCAGGCTGTGGTGCCCAACCGAGTGCAGAACTCGCCCACCGCCTTGGCGTAGGCGCCACGAGTGTTGGGGTTGCGGATCTGCGCCGTAAAGAACTCAGGGAAGCGGTAGGCGGCGCGATCGCCCGCCGCTGTGACCAGGACAGGGGCGGGGAGGGCGTGCAGGGTGGCGAGCTGGTTCATGCTGCGCCCTCCCCAGTTATGATGCGCTGACAAACGCGCTCAGCCGCAGCAACCGCCTGCTCCATCTGCTCAGCTAACTGGTCAGGCGCGTTAGGATCGCCTGCCCCCATCCAAATGTCGGCTTCGCACCTATCCCGTAGCGCTTGGTTGCGCTGCCGACCCTCACCGGACCCATCGACCAACCGCATGAGTGTGCCAGCTGATACCTGCACGCGGACCAGAATTTCATGCACCGCTTGAAATGCCGCATCAATCTCGGCACCAAGCATCGCCTTGCTCCGATATCGGCGGCTCATCATTCCTGAAAGGAATTCGCTGTTTCTCCTGATGCTCGCAAGCGGTACGAAGTATGTATTTCTGTTCTGTGCTTGCCATTCCGTCTCGCCTGGCTCCGGCGTCCGCTCCTCCCATTCATTACTAAGAGCGCCCGAATTTCTGATCTCCTGAAGCACGGCGGTCATTTGGTAAAAATCAGAAAGGACCGTCTCAGCCAGTTCGACACCGCGCTTATGATCGTTTAGATCTCGGTCGTATCTGAATTTACGCTCAGCAAGATCCTTATCAAACTCGGACTTACGCTCTGCCAAGGTCCGGTCCGCTGTCAGCCTCTCCCTATGAGTGGCAAGCGTGGTTGCCCGGTTCACCACAAAGCCAACCGTCGAAACAATGCCTGAAACGGCTGCTGCCACTACTGCCGGACCGATCCAATCCATAGCTCCTCCATATAGATGATAGTTAGAAGAACGCTACTAAAACATAGCATACAGCAATTTATATGAACTTTTGATAGCGGGAATCGATACAAAAGCTATACCTACACCATACAGCACGAATGCCGGCCGCAGGAACGGCGAGCCTTGCACGATAGGCGAGCACCCAGCGGTTGATGGTGGAGTGGTCGACAGTCAGGTCGCGCTCCAGCAGCATCTCCTCGATGTCGCGGTCGCTGAGGGCGTCGCGCAGGGACCAGGAGACGGCCTGCACGATCAGCGTCGCCTCGAAGTGCCGGCCCTTGAAGTCGCCGCGGGCCTGGCGCTTCAGCGTGAGGGCGAGGGCGGTGAGGATCATGGGCCGCCTCCGGGATGGAAGCGGCAAGCTGGGCGGGTATGCCGGGGTCAGTTCCGACTGAGGGCGAAATGACACCCGAGCGCATATGCGTCAATGCAGGGAAGGGGTTGCGCGACTGTAGTTCTTAGACTACAATAACCTCGTGATTGAGTTAAAGCAGACGGCCACCTTCGCCAAATGGGAATCCCGCCTCCGGGACAAGCGAGCCAGAACCATTATCGCGGCGCGATTGATGCGGCTGGCCGAAGGCTTGCCGGGCGACGTGGAGCCGGTAGGCGAAGGCGTTAGCGAACTGCGGATTCACTACGGCCCCGGATATCGCGTCTACTTCCAGCAGCGCGGAAATCTCCTGATCGTGTTGCTATGCGGCGGGGACAAGGGATCGCAAGCCCGCGACATTGCCGCCGCCAAGAAACTCGCCAAAGAATGGAGTTCACAAGATGCCTGAAAAACTGACCACTTACGACCCTGCCGCCGCACTGGTGGACGATGAGGAGATCGCCGCTTTCATGGCCGATGCCTTTGAAACTGGCGATGCGGCCTATGTCGCCAAGGCGCTTGGCGTCGTCGCCCGCGCCAAAGGCATGACCGAAATATCCCGCAAAACCGGGCTATCCCGTGAACAGCTTTACCGTTCGTTCAGCGAGCACGGAAACCCGACCCTCAAGACCACGCTTGCGGTGATGCGCGCCCTGGGCGTTGACATAACGGCCAAAGCCCGTGCAGCACAGTGACCTTGCCTCTGGCTCCTGATCATCGTCCCATTTGAACTGAAGGCTATTTGAGAAAAAAATCGATCCTTACAGATCAAGGCTTTACGCGTATGAACCCTACGAGGGTTCAATTGGGACAGTGAGAATAGCCTTCGGGTGTCATTTCGCCCTCAGCCGGAACCGACCCCAAAGTCGTAATTACCCACGGGGTGCGCGCGAGCGCGGCGTGACCCACAAGCGAGGCCGCTAGAGGGAGTTCGCCGCGCCTCTTGCCGGGAGGCGATTTGGCTGATTCCCTCGTGGGATGGGCCGCAGCGAGCTGGAACGCCTGAGCAAGCAGGAGCTGATCGAGCTGGTGCTGCGGCTGCAGCGCCCCGAGAAGACCTCGCGCACCTCGTCCAAGCCGCCCTCGACCGACCGCAAGGAGCGGCGCGAGCAGGCCAAGCCCGGCGGCGCCAAGCCGGGTCACGAGGGACATAGCCGAACGCTCAGCCCCGATCCCGACGAGATCGTCGCTCACCGCCCGGGTCACTGCCCCTGCTGCGGAGGTGTTCTGGCTCCGGATCTGCCGGCCGAGATCGTCAGCGTGTGCGAGCAGATCGACTTGCCCGCGGTGGCACCGATGGTCACCCAGCATCAACGGCTCGCCGTCCGCTGCCCGGCTTGTGGCACGCGCGTCGTCGCTCCAGTGCCGCAGGCCGCACGCGGCACGCCGTTCGGCCCGCGCCTGCACGCGGTGGCGGTGTATCTGAAGACCTTCCAGGCTCTGTCCTACGAGCGGCTGCAGGCCGCGTTGTCGGACCTGTTCGGGCTCACCTTGAGCCAGGGCGGGCTGATGAACCTGCTGCGTCGGGCCCAGAGGCAGTTCCGTGCCGATCGCGAAGCTGCGGTCTCGGCGCTGCGCCGGGCCGCGGTAGTCGCCTCGGATGAGACCGGCGTGCGCATCGAGGGCAGCAACTCGTATCATTGGGTGTTCCGCTCGGACGCAGCGGTCGTTCATCACGCGGCCTCGACGCGGGCCGCCGCGGTGGTGCACGCGATGATGGACGGACACCGGCCGTCCGTGTGGCTGTCGGACCGCTACACCGCCCAGCAGGGCCACGGTGAGCATCACCAGACCTGCCTGGCGCATTTGGCCCGTGACGTCGCCTACGCGGTCGAGGTCAGCGACGACCCCGTGCCGCTGCGCCTACAACTCTGGCTGGGAAGCGTGTTCAGCCTGGCCGAGCGCGTCACCGACCTGGCCGCCTCGACGCTCTCGGCCAAGCGCCGGGCCCTGGATCGGCAGCTGTCCGCCATCCTCGCTGCACCAAGCCGCTGCGATCTGACCCGCGCTCTGCAAGCCAAGATCGGCCGAGCCCGCGACCAGCTCCTGGTCTTCCTCGACCATCCCGGCCGCGTGGCGGTCACCAACAACGCTTGCGAGCGCGCGCTGCGCCCGGCAGTGGTGCAGCGGAAGGTGACGAACGGCTATCGGGCCATGTGGGCGGCCGCGGGTGAGGCGGACGTGCGCACCGTCGTCGACACGGCCCGCCTCTCGGGGGCCGGCACCTTCGCCACTATCCTCAACATCATCCGCGCCTGATCCTACCGCCACGGGCGTGGGTAATTACCCAAAGTCGGCGTGTCGATCGGGCGTTTCTTGAAGCGCCTGATCGACACTAGAACAGCGCATGATCGCCCGTCGCCGGTGATCGCAACGGTGACGGGTACCCGATGCGGATCCTCGTTCTCGGTGGATACGGCCTCATCGGCACGGCCGTCATCCTGCGGCTGCTCAGCGCCGGGCATTCCGTGATCGCGCTCGGCCGGTCCGCCGTGGCGGCTCGCCGCCGCTTTCCGGAAGTCTCCTGGATCGAGACGGACATCGCCGGCCTGAGCGGGGCGGAGAGCTGGCGACCGCTCATCGCCGACTGTGATGCCGTCGTGAACTGCGCGGGCGCGCTTCAGGACGGAGCCCGCGACGACCTGCACGCGGTGCAGTCGACCGCAATGCAGGCGCTCTTCCTGGCCTGTGAAGCCGCCGGGATCCGCAGGGTCGTGCAGATCTCCGCCGTCGGCGCATCGCCGAGCGCGACAACTGCGTTCATGCGCACCCAGGCGGAGGCAGATGGCACTCTCTCCCGGCTCGATCTCGATTGGACGATCCTGCGGCCTGGGCTCGTCCTCGCCCCGGCCGCTTACGGCGGGACGGCGCTGTTGCGGGCGCTCGCCTCCATCCCGGTCGTGCTCCACCGCATGTGGTGCGATGGGAGTGCGTTCCGCTTCGGTCAGGAGCCGGCCGTGACGGCGGCCGCTTGAGAGAGACACCCTGGCAGGAGCCGGCGAGCCTGCCTCTGCCGGAGTGAGCCGGATCGTTCCCGCGGGGACGAGGGGCGAGGTGATCGCGATGAGAGTCCAGAACCGGTCGGCGCAAGCAGGGCTTGTCGCAAACTCGGGTGCGAGCCGCAGAAGGGGCTCGGCTACCCCGCTTTCACGCTTTGTTCGCGACGGGAAGTCCGAAGCAATGCGCAAGCAGCTGGTTCTGCTCGCGCACGGTCCACGCGCCTGAAAACCCGAAGCCCGTGCGCAGCCACAGCATCGCCGCTAAGCCCTGGATCGTGCGCCGGGCCGTGGTGAAGGAGCGGAACCCGCCTACCCGCGGCATCGGCCGCTTCACCCGGAAGTGATCGCTCTCAATCCCCTGCTGCAGGGGCTTGGTGACGTGGTGGGTGGGCGTGCGAGGCAGCAGGCCCTCCTTGCGGCTCTCGGCGATCGCCGGCGGGTAAGGACCGGCCCCATCGGTGCCGATCCGGTCCGGAGCGAGCAACGGCTGATCCTGCAGCATCGTGCGGAAGAAGCGCTTGGCCGCATCGAGATCGCGCTGGGCCATGAGCAGGAAGTCGACCGGCTCGCCGGGCTTGTCGATGGCCCGGTCCAGGGAGCGCCACTGGCCGCGGATCTTGATGTCCGTTTCGTCGACGCGCACGGATCCGCAATGCGGCTTGCGGAACATGCTCAGCCGACGCTCGATGGCAGGCGCGTCGGCAAGCACCCCGCGGTTGAGGGTGGAGTGGTCCACCTCCAAGCCACGCTCCAGCAGCATATCCTCGATCTCGCGGTCGCTGAGGGCGTAGCGCAGGGACTAGGAGACGGCCTGCACGATGAGGGTGGCCTCGAAGTGCCGGCCCCTGAAGTCACCGCGGGCCTGTCGCTTCAGCTTGAGGGCGAGGGCGTTGAGGATCATGGGCCGGCTCCGGGGTGGAGGCGGCAAGCCGGGCGGGTATGCCTAACGGCTGGTGAACGTCATCGCGTTTGCGACAGGCCCACCGCAAGCCTCGCCTGAGGCGAAGTGATGTTGCCCGGCACACGACCTCGATGAGACATAAGTTGTATTTATAACTATTAAAATTAAGATGCATTTTCCTAATGATAGAATCACGGTTAGACGGCGTAAGTGGATTGACGTTCAGAGCTCCGTGCCGTAGGGCGAAGCCAACGTGGCCATTGCCGAAAATTTGTGAACACGACTGTGAAGACCGTCAATATTAGCATTGTCGTTACGGCAGCCTGGTCGATAGCATCAGTGGCCTCGTGGGCGGTTCTGGGACCGCAGGCAGTGGCTGCGCAGGCCGCAGCTGACGCCTCCCCGGAGATTCAGCTTGAGGAGATCTCTGTCGCTGGGAGCGGCGGCGTGCCCCTGAAGACCGAGGGCTATCTGGCACGCAACAGCGTGAGCGCGACCCGCACCGACACGCCGCTGCGCGAGGTGCCGCAGGCCGTCGTGCCGGTGCCGCGGCAGGTTCTGGAGGATGCGGCGGCGACGCGGATCGACACGGCCCTCGACCTCGCCGGTGTCGGCCGCTCGAACAACTTCGCGGGCCTCGGCCTCACCGAGTTCACCATCCGGGGCTTCGCCACCGGCGAGTATTACCGCAACGGCTTCCCGATCAATCGCGGCTACCCCAACTCGCCCGACATCGTGTCCATCGAGCGGATCGAGGTGCTGAAGGGGCCCTCAGCCTTCCTATACGGACGAGGCGATCCGGGCGGCACCTTCAACATCGTCACCAGGCAGCCGACCGCCGAGCGCTCCTTCGCCCTCGGCACGCAGTACGGCAGCGACAACGCCAAGCGCAGCACCTTCGACGCCACCGGCGCCCTCGACGAGGGCGGCACGGTGCTCGCCCGCCTCACCGGCGCGGTGGAGGACAACGGCAGCTTCCGCGACTTCGTCCACAGCGACCGCTACTACCTCGCCCCCGTCATCGCCTGGAAGCCGAGTGCCGACACCACGATGACGCTGGAAGGCGAGTTCATCAGCGCCGGGCAGATCTTCGACCGTGGCATCGTGCCGTTCCGCGGCGACCTGCGGGCGGTGCCGCGCACCCGCTACATCGGCGAGCCGGGCCTGCCGCCGTTCCGCAACGACAACGCGCTGGGCCAGCTGCGCGTCGAGCACCGGTTCAACTCGGACTGGGTGCTGAGCGCGGGCACGCAGGTGCTGGCCGGCAACATCGCCGGTGAGGCCGTCCAGACCGTTGGGTTCCTCGGCGACGGCCGCCTGCTCCGGCGCACCCTCGACCGGCGCGAGCTGACCTGGTCCGACCTCGACCTGCAGATCAACCTCGCGGGCAAGTTCGAGACCGGCTTCCTGCGCCACACTCTCCTCGTCGGCCTCGAGCACGACCGCCTCCGCTATCGCGAGGACATCACGCGCTCGAACTTCAACACCAATCCCTTCGTCCTTGACCTGTTCGCGCCCCGCTACGGCCAGGCTTTGCCCGCCCTCACGGTGCCGAGCAGCAACCTCCTGCAGAACACGACGAGCTACGCCGGCTACGTCCAGGACCAGATCGACCTCACGCCCAAGCTCCACGCCCTGCTGGGGGTGCGCGTCGAGGACATCGCCCTCGACACGACCAACTACATCAACGGCGTGAGCACGAAGCTGCAGGGCACGGCGGCGACGCCGCGCTTCGGCCTGGTCTACGACCTGTCCGACATCGCCTCGGTCTATGGCAGCTACGCCCAGTCGTTCCGGCCGAATACCGGCGCCGACCGGTCCGGCCGGCCCTTCCCGTTCCAGCAGGCCGAGAGCTACGAGACCGGCGTCAAGCTCAGCCTGCTCGACGGGCGGCTCGACGCGACCGCGGCCTTCTTCGACATCCGGCGCACCAACCAGCTCGTCACCGATCCGGTCGACCAGAACTTCAGCGTCGCGACCGGCGCGGCGCGCAGCCGCGGCTTCGACCTCACGGTCGCCGGCTTCTTGGCCCCGGGCTGGCGGGTGATCGGCACCTACGCCTTCGTCGATGCCGCGATCACCCGCGACTCGACGCTCCCGGTCGGCACCCGCCTCGCCAACATCCCGCAGAACAGCTTCGCGCTGCAGAGCGTCTACGAGTTCCAGAGCGGACCCCTGCGCGGCCTCGGCCTCGGTGGCGGCGTCACCTACGTCGACTCCCGTGTCGCTGGGACGGCCCTGTCGACCTTCACGATGCCGGCCTATACCCTCGCCAACCTCATCTCCTACTACTGGATCACGCCGGAGGTGCGGGTGTACCTGAACGTCGACAACCTGTTCGACGAGCGCTACTTCGACCGCTCGTTCCAGAACCGCTACGCGACGCCAGGCCAGCCGCGCACGATCATGGGCGGGGTCGCCGCCCGGTTCTGACAGGGGCCGGCGGGCCGGATCTCCAATCGGAGGGAACACTCCGGCCTGTGGCGCGATCGGCATTCCGATAGGTCGAGCTTAACTCTGGAACCAGCTAAGCTCCCCGGGGAGCAGGGATGCCGATCCGGCCGGAGCACCGCTTCTTCTACCCCATCGACTGGCCCCAGCTCTCCAACGCAATCCGCTTCCGCCGGGCGCGGGGCCGGTGCGAGGCGTGCGCTCGCCCGCACCTTTAGCGGGTATTCCACCTCGGTGACGGTCGCTGGTGGGGGCGGCAAGGACGCCCTGTCGTCCTGGCTGGAGTCGACCTCCTGGCAGAGCTTCAGCGCGATCTCGGACCTCGACACGGCCAAATGGCTGTCCGAGCGCTGCGGCTCGTTCACCCAGAACGTGGTGTCCTACAGCCAGCAGGCGCGCGCGGGCGGGGGCAAGGGCGGCGGCTCGGTCAGCCTGTCGGCCTCGACCAATCTGCAGAAGCGGCCGCTGATCTTTCCCGACGAGATCATGTCGGCGATGCGGCGCGACGAGCAGCTGCTGTTCGTGGCCGGGATCGCGCCGATCCGCTGCGGCCGGCCGATCTATTTCCGGCGTCCGGAGATGGTGAGGCTGTGCGCGCAGAACCGCTTCGCGGCGCGCGCCTCGGGGGTGGATGCAGGGCCGGCCACGGCCGGGGCAAGCGGGGCGAATGCCGCGACCGGCAGCCCGGCCTGAAGCCCCGGAACGCCGCCCCGGGCGGCAACGCCCGCGCGGGGGATCGGGGTGGCATGCCGCCCCGATCCCCCCTCTCAACCTTGTCGCGTTTCGCGTCGTATCGCCCCCACCTTCCCGGGAGGATCAGGCCGCCCGTGGGCGGCCTTCTCCGGTCAGCAGGCTGACCGGAGGTCCGCGAGCTGCGCGCGCGCCGTGCGAAGGTCGCGCTCGATCTGACGGCGCTCGGCGGGGCAGAGGACGGAGGCCAGCTCGGCCCGGAGTTCCTCAACGTGAGCCTGGAGGGCGAGACGGGCGGCGGCGGGAGCGGAGGCGAGGCGCGGCATCGGGTGGGGTCCCTGGTGCGCTCGGGACCGTCCCGGGCGCGATGGCGACCTCAGAACGGGCCTCGGCGCCGCCTGCACCCCGAAGGGGCCGCAGCGCAGCGGAGGAGCCGCCCTGCGGCTTGCGGGCGGCGCCGAGGCCGGTTTCCTGTCGCTGATCGTGCCCGGGACGGTCCGACGGCGCCGGAGAGGGCACGGGCCGCGCATGGCCGGCGGTGCCAAAGGGGGCGCGGGCGGCACCTGGCGCGGAGGTGGCCGGAAGGGGCGTGCGGGCCGGACCGCTCCCGCCACGGTCCCGGACGATGCACGGGCTCGGCGGGGGACGGAACACGCGGTCGCGCGTTGCGCGAGGGATCGTAACCCCGCCGGAGGCCGAAACCCGTTTACGGGGTTCGGGGAGCCGCCGCAGGCGGCGAGTAGAGCCCGGTCCCGCAGGGACGCGCCCAGCTCCTGCCCGGCTCGATGTGCGCTCGGAGGTTTCGCGGCCGAACCCCGCCTTGCTCTCGGACACGCAGACGTAGAGGTAGGAAACGACATCACCGGAATTGGTTGCATGTTGATCAGCCATCGCCCTTGTCGTTTCTGGATCATTATGCTGAGCTTGGCCCTGAAGCGGGGACGATCTCGAATGTAGCCGGCCGGAACCGCCCGTCTTTCCCAACGCTGGTTGCGCCTACCTGTTCGATCGCGATGGGCAACGATGGGAGGTGAGCTTCGGCCGCCAATTCCTGCCTCGCTATCGCGAGTTCCGCGAGCGCCCCACGGTTCTCCTCGACAGTTTCCGAGAGCCGAGCAGATGATGAAACACAATCTATCCATCAGCCTCTTCGCTGCGGCTGCACTCGTCGCTACCTTATCCTTTGCGCACGCCCTGGATAATGGCTTCGATCATGTGCGCGCCGGACCCCTTCGCTACAAGATTCCGAAGAGTTTCAAGGCAGATAACACGTCTGGAACTGAACTATTTCTTATAATTAGCCTTCCAGATTGGGGCCCGCCGGAAAAGCATCGGCCCGGCTGGGAGTTCGCCGCGCACATTCTCGTCACCTCTCGACCTGCTCCGATTGGGGTTATTTATGACTATCAGTGGGATGGAACACCGGTAGGAAGTCAAACAACTTGGACGAAAATCAAACGTATCTACCGGATTGAGCCGGGCCTCACGGTCCAAGAAATGGGTTCTTCCGCACTTTGCGTGGAACGGTCGCGGTGACGCGGGAAGCGCAGGCTGATTCACGAGGCGGATGATCCTGTCCTCATCCCTGCCGGGCTGCACGATCGAGCGGGTCTTTCGCCACACCGATCACCTTGTCGTCATCGCCCATGGCCGCCGTTGTCATGGTCGATGTCCGACCTGTGGCACGCCCAGTTCCGCCGTTCACAGCCGCTATGATCGCCGTCCGGCCGATCTGCCGAGCATGGGCCAGCCTGTGACGCTGCGCCTGCGTATCCGACGCTTCTACTGCCATCATCCCGCTTGCCGCCGCCGCACGTTCGCCGAGCCTCTTCCGCGGCTGATACCGCCGCGAGCGCGCCGGACCCGCCGCCTCGCTCAGGCCCAGACCCGGATCGGGCTTGCAGTCGGCGGCGAGGCCGGCGCGCGCCTGACCGGCCACCTGGGGATGCAAACCAGCCCCGACACGATCCTGCGCCTCGTGCACCGCCTCCCGTTGCCGAGAGCGAACGCGCCGCGCGCCGTGGGCATCGACGACTGGGCCATCCGCAAAGGTCGGAGCTACGGCACGCTTCTCGTCGACCTCGAACGGCGATGCCCGATCGACCTGCTGCCCGACCGCTCAGGGGCGACCGTTGCCGCATGGCTGCGTCGCCATCCCAGCATCCAGATCGTCGCCCGCGACCGCTCGACCGAGTACGCCCGAGCGGCCACCGCGGGCGCGCCGGCCGCCCTCCAGGTCGCCGACCGATGGCACCTGCTCCTCAACCTGCGCCAGGTTCTCGAACGCTGGCTTGGCCGCGTCCATGGCCGGCTGCGACAGCTCCCTCCTCTTGCGAGTGGTGACGGACGACAGCCAGGGGAGCGCCCGCGCGCCTATCGCCGCAGCGCAGCCGAGATTGCCGTCAGCCTCGACAGCCGCGCCCGCCGGCTGGCGGCCTATGAGGACGTGCGCCGACGCCATCTCGCTGGCGAGACCCTCCTGGCGATCGGCCGCGCCACGGGTCTGGCGCGAGCGACCGTGCGCAAGTACGCCCAGGCCGAGAGCTTCCCGGAGCGCGCGATCCGCAGACCCAATCCCTCTCGCCTCGATCCCTACCTCGCCCATCTGGAGCAGCGCATGGCCGAGGGCTGCGAGAACGCTATGGCGCTCTGGCGCGAGATCCGCCGCCAGGGCTTCGCGGGAACCCATCGGCAGGTGCACCGCTTCGTCGCCGAGCGGCGCACGGCTCGCAAATGGCTGTCGCAGCCCGCCTCGACGAGCACTGAGGCGATCAGACCCTCACCCATCGCCTCACCCAAGCAACTGGCCTGGATCCTGGTGCAGCCCCTCGCGACACTGCAGCCCCGCGCCGCGGCTGACCTCGCCCGCATCCGGCAGGATCCTGAAGCCGCACGGATCGCCGATCTGGCGCGGCGGTTCACGATGCTCGTGCGTGCCTGTGGCCTGGGCGGCGACCGGCCGGCGGACCCTGCCAGCGAGCTCGACAGATGGCTGCTCGAAACCC
The sequence above is a segment of the Methylobacterium nodulans ORS 2060 genome. Coding sequences within it:
- a CDS encoding type II toxin-antitoxin system RelE/ParE family toxin, with the protein product MIELKQTATFAKWESRLRDKRARTIIAARLMRLAEGLPGDVEPVGEGVSELRIHYGPGYRVYFQQRGNLLIVLLCGGDKGSQARDIAAAKKLAKEWSSQDA
- a CDS encoding addiction module antidote protein; the encoded protein is MPEKLTTYDPAAALVDDEEIAAFMADAFETGDAAYVAKALGVVARAKGMTEISRKTGLSREQLYRSFSEHGNPTLKTTLAVMRALGVDITAKARAAQ
- a CDS encoding IS66-like element ISMno2 family transposase, whose product is MGRSELERLSKQELIELVLRLQRPEKTSRTSSKPPSTDRKERREQAKPGGAKPGHEGHSRTLSPDPDEIVAHRPGHCPCCGGVLAPDLPAEIVSVCEQIDLPAVAPMVTQHQRLAVRCPACGTRVVAPVPQAARGTPFGPRLHAVAVYLKTFQALSYERLQAALSDLFGLTLSQGGLMNLLRRAQRQFRADREAAVSALRRAAVVASDETGVRIEGSNSYHWVFRSDAAVVHHAASTRAAAVVHAMMDGHRPSVWLSDRYTAQQGHGEHHQTCLAHLARDVAYAVEVSDDPVPLRLQLWLGSVFSLAERVTDLAASTLSAKRRALDRQLSAILAAPSRCDLTRALQAKIGRARDQLLVFLDHPGRVAVTNNACERALRPAVVQRKVTNGYRAMWAAAGEADVRTVVDTARLSGAGTFATILNIIRA
- a CDS encoding NAD(P)H-binding protein, whose protein sequence is MRILVLGGYGLIGTAVILRLLSAGHSVIALGRSAVAARRRFPEVSWIETDIAGLSGAESWRPLIADCDAVVNCAGALQDGARDDLHAVQSTAMQALFLACEAAGIRRVVQISAVGASPSATTAFMRTQAEADGTLSRLDLDWTILRPGLVLAPAAYGGTALLRALASIPVVLHRMWCDGSAFRFGQEPAVTAAA
- a CDS encoding TonB-dependent siderophore receptor → MASWAVLGPQAVAAQAAADASPEIQLEEISVAGSGGVPLKTEGYLARNSVSATRTDTPLREVPQAVVPVPRQVLEDAAATRIDTALDLAGVGRSNNFAGLGLTEFTIRGFATGEYYRNGFPINRGYPNSPDIVSIERIEVLKGPSAFLYGRGDPGGTFNIVTRQPTAERSFALGTQYGSDNAKRSTFDATGALDEGGTVLARLTGAVEDNGSFRDFVHSDRYYLAPVIAWKPSADTTMTLEGEFISAGQIFDRGIVPFRGDLRAVPRTRYIGEPGLPPFRNDNALGQLRVEHRFNSDWVLSAGTQVLAGNIAGEAVQTVGFLGDGRLLRRTLDRRELTWSDLDLQINLAGKFETGFLRHTLLVGLEHDRLRYREDITRSNFNTNPFVLDLFAPRYGQALPALTVPSSNLLQNTTSYAGYVQDQIDLTPKLHALLGVRVEDIALDTTNYINGVSTKLQGTAATPRFGLVYDLSDIASVYGSYAQSFRPNTGADRSGRPFPFQQAESYETGVKLSLLDGRLDATAAFFDIRRTNQLVTDPVDQNFSVATGAARSRGFDLTVAGFLAPGWRVIGTYAFVDAAITRDSTLPVGTRLANIPQNSFALQSVYEFQSGPLRGLGLGGGVTYVDSRVAGTALSTFTMPAYTLANLISYYWITPEVRVYLNVDNLFDERYFDRSFQNRYATPGQPRTIMGGVAARF
- a CDS encoding type IV secretory system conjugative DNA transfer family protein, yielding MTVAGGGGKDALSSWLESTSWQSFSAISDLDTAKWLSERCGSFTQNVVSYSQQARAGGGKGGGSVSLSASTNLQKRPLIFPDEIMSAMRRDEQLLFVAGIAPIRCGRPIYFRRPEMVRLCAQNRFAARASGVDAGPATAGASGANAATGSPA
- a CDS encoding ISL3-like element ISMno5 family transposase, which gives rise to MILSSSLPGCTIERVFRHTDHLVVIAHGRRCHGRCPTCGTPSSAVHSRYDRRPADLPSMGQPVTLRLRIRRFYCHHPACRRRTFAEPLPRLIPPRARRTRRLAQAQTRIGLAVGGEAGARLTGHLGMQTSPDTILRLVHRLPLPRANAPRAVGIDDWAIRKGRSYGTLLVDLERRCPIDLLPDRSGATVAAWLRRHPSIQIVARDRSTEYARAATAGAPAALQVADRWHLLLNLRQVLERWLGRVHGRLRQLPPLASGDGRQPGERPRAYRRSAAEIAVSLDSRARRLAAYEDVRRRHLAGETLLAIGRATGLARATVRKYAQAESFPERAIRRPNPSRLDPYLAHLEQRMAEGCENAMALWREIRRQGFAGTHRQVHRFVAERRTARKWLSQPASTSTEAIRPSPIASPKQLAWILVQPLATLQPRAAADLARIRQDPEAARIADLARRFTMLVRACGLGGDRPADPASELDRWLLETRNCGVAALETFAAGLAQDGAAVRAALTTSWSNAQAEGQISRLKMLKRTMYGRASFALLRSRILIAA